The DNA sequence TGGTCGTCTGTGGCCTGTCTGCGGGGCTGAGCCTGTTTTCGCTGGCGGTGTTCCAATATCCGTTCGGCCTGAACGCGATCATCGGCGTGATCGGATCAATCGGCGTGTCGATCAATGCAGCCATCATCATTCTGACGGGTCTGCGCGACGACGATGCGGCAGCGGGTGGCGATAAATTGGCCATAGTTGACGTCGTTATGGGGTCCAGCCGCCACATCGTGTCCACCACGATTACCACCTTTGGTGGCTTCCTACCGCTGATCTTGCAGGGCGGTGGGTTCTGGCCCCCGTTTGCGATGGCGGTCGCGGGTGGTGTGCTGTTGTCCACAATCGTGTCGTTCTACTTTACGCCCCCGCTGTTCGCCTTGCTCTACGCGGGCCGCAAGACGCGCAATACCGAGGAAAAACAGGAAACTTCAGACCTCATTCTCCTAAAAGCCGACATGAGAACTGCCGCTGAATAACTTTAATCAAAAGGCAAAACTATGAAGCTGACTTCAACTCTTCTGCCTATCATCTCTAGCGCGGGTGCCGCAGGGGTCTGGCTGGAATTATTTTGAGGCGTAGTTGGCTGCCAAGCTCTTGCAAATTTCACGGTGCTTGGCAGCGCCAATAGTTTACTTAGCTCACAGCTGGAAACAGATAGCGGACACCCATATTCCTGCCCCAAAACTCAGGTGTGCCAACAGGCTCTTCAGGCGTGCAATACTGGGGCGGGGTGTAAGCCTTGCGGCTAGTCCTGCACCCATTCCAGGCTGAAGGATGAGGAAGGGGACTATTACAGTCAGTGCGCCGAACGCGAGCGCCGGTCCAAGACGTGGAGTTATGAGCCATTCATCACCAACAAAGGACAGAAAGATGAGAACAAACACCACTCCTATTAGGTAATGCAAAGTCCAGCCGATCAAGCTCTCATACGAGCGCGCCGGGCTGGCGGTGATCGGGTTATGGCGAACACGGCCTTGTAGCAGGTGAACGAACAATCGCCCAACCAAAGAATAATTGAGTGGTTGAATGCTTAAACTTTGTTTTAGAAA is a window from the Octadecabacter antarcticus 307 genome containing:
- a CDS encoding DUF2938 domain-containing protein is translated as MDKVLLDGFAIGIGATLFMDLVALFLKQSLSIQPLNYSLVGRLFVHLLQGRVRHNPITASPARSYESLIGWTLHYLIGVVFVLIFLSFVGDEWLITPRLGPALAFGALTVIVPFLILQPGMGAGLAARLTPRPSIARLKSLLAHLSFGAGIWVSAICFQL